Proteins from one Tsuneonella aeria genomic window:
- a CDS encoding ferric reductase-like transmembrane domain-containing protein codes for MPGAFSKAALARRRWIGLGFAISHTVHLVALVMALRLAGQMPEPVTVIGGGFAYVLLYAMAFTSTGTAQRRLGKWWKRLHRFGIYYLWLIFVLSYLGRAFDPERRWIGVIFGSIALAAAGLRLTAWVKSRGARPVAVT; via the coding sequence ATGCCTGGCGCGTTCAGCAAAGCCGCCCTCGCCCGGCGCAGATGGATCGGGCTCGGCTTCGCGATCAGCCACACGGTCCATCTCGTTGCGCTGGTCATGGCGCTACGGCTGGCAGGACAGATGCCTGAGCCAGTCACGGTGATCGGCGGCGGGTTCGCTTACGTGCTTCTCTATGCGATGGCGTTCACTTCAACCGGCACCGCTCAGCGCCGGCTTGGCAAGTGGTGGAAGCGGCTCCACCGCTTCGGCATCTACTACCTCTGGCTGATATTCGTGCTGAGCTATCTCGGCCGGGCCTTCGACCCGGAGCGGAGGTGGATCGGCGTGATCTTCGGTTCGATCGCGCTGGCTGCCGCGGGGTTGCGGCTTACAGCCTGGGTTAAATCACGCGGCGCGCGGCCCGTCGCTGTCACCTGA